The window ATATTTTTATTACTTTTGAGCAAAAATATACATTACATGGATAAAAAGCAAGCTATTTTTAATGAAAATGATATTCCATATAAAGAATTAGAACTAATAGGAATATCAAAAAAACAGATATGGTCTTTGGATAAGGCAAATATCACAGCTCTATTATCTGGAAAGAGAACCAGTTTACTAGACCTTTCTTTTCACGATAATAATGGAGAAGAAATAAGTATGAAAGGAAAAATAAGTTTGTACTGGAAAGATAGCAACAATGCTGGCGTTAAAGTTCATCCAGTCAGACCAGAAATAATGAATGATATAAACCTTAAACCAAAGGAGTTAGAACGACTTCAAGATAACGAGATAATAACAAAAACTATTAACAATGAAAAATATCTCGTACAATTAGACCCTGAAACAAACGAATTGCTTAAAACAAAAATCAAAAGTATTTCAATACCTTCAAACATAAAAGGTGTTGAGCTGGATAAGCAACAAAAGGAAACTCTAAAATCAGGTAAGGAATTAATTTTGAATGTTGACAAAGAAAAAATTGCCATAAGATTAGATTTAAATAATCCAAGAGGAATAAAATTCCTAGACTTCGAGCAGAAACAGAAAATAGCTTATGACCGGCATAACCCACAAATTATAGGAACTATTCATACTGATAAAAACAGAAATGAATATATAGAATACATGAAAGGACAAAAAACAACACTTGGAAATGAATCGCAATCTAAAGTAGAACATAAATTCAAATTATAAAATGGAAGAAAAGAAAAAATTTGAAGCTTTGCAATATAGTTATGAAAATGCCGGACAATTCCGAGCAATAGCAGCAATTCTTGGATATTCAGAAGAATATCGGAATGGTGATATTACCTTTTCCAAAGGTAATGAAACATATACTTATCCACTGAATACACTTAAACTTGGCAATTTAGGAGATAATAGAGAATCTTTATTAGAGCAATCTAAAGAAAGAATAATCAGTTTCTTTGATAAAGAACAAGCTAGCAATAATTTCCAAGAATATAGCCAATATTTACGAGAAAACCACAATGTTGCAATTATAAAATGGGATGATATAAAACAAGGTACTAACAAGAATGAAGGATATAAAGACGGATTTACAGTCATTGACCTTGAAAATAAAATTGCATATAAAGGAGAAGACCTTTATCGATATGCTTATGAACAAAACCAAACCCTAGATGGTAAAGGTTCATATGTTGATATAGACTGGAACAAGTTTAATGAAGTAGGAGTTAAACCGGAAAATTTAAGCCCCGAAGATATTGCAAACATCAAAAATGGGAAAAAAACAGGTATGCTAAATTTTTCCATTGAAGATACTCCCGGTAATAGAACACTTCTAGACAATGAAAAAGTGTCTTATAAAACAGAAAATGGAAAACTCCATTTTGAGGGGAAAGCAACAACTCTTAAATATATAACAGCCGAGAATACACCTGAAAATAAATCTAAATTAAAAACCAACGAAATTGATTTCAAAGAAGAAGGTAAACGCATCAAAATTGATGGTATCAATGCTAGAAAACTAGCAATCGCAGCTATTACAGTAGTTTACCCAATCGCTGGGATTGCTATCTTGCTCATTCCTAAACGACAAGAAATAAAAAATGATTTATCCTTTACTAAGGATGAAATAAAAGCCCTAAAAGCTGATAATGTCGTAGTAAAGACTAATTCAAAAGGAGAAAGAACATTGCACCAACGTGACAAAGATACTAATGAGATAGTATCAATAAAAGCAAAAGACATTCATATTCCCCAAAAACTTGGAGGAATAGAGCTTACTCCTATGCAGCAAGAAAATCTCAAAAATGGAAAAGAAATTACCATTGTAAACGAGGAACTAAACAAAGCTGCAAAAGTAAAACTAGATTTGAATGCCAGAAATGGATTATCAATCAAAGATGCAAATACTATAGAAATTAAAGCGACTGAAAAGAAAGAACAAACAATAGGGAAAGAAAGATATATATCTGATAAAGAAAGATTAGAGTTTGTAGCCCAAAAAGGAGCTAAAGGGATTGATGAAATTTTTAAAGATAAACCCACCGAAATGGCTGCCTTTTTAGAGAAACATAAACTTTCTAAAGATTATGCTTCTTACAAGGAAGTAGAAAAAACATATTCCAGCTCTAGGGAAGCTACTAAACAAACTGTCGGAGAACAAATATCTACCCAAATGGATAAAATAGATAGTTCTATTAAAGCAACAGCGAAGCAAGAAGCATCTATTCTCGGATATGGTAGAACCTACGGAAAAAATAATGATACTCCAACAATGAAACTATAATATTATGCTAACATTTGACGATTATAAGGCTAAAATATCCATCATTCAAATACTTGAAGATTTAGGATATAAACAAGACATTAGCAAAGGAAAGGTTTCGCCTGTTTTTAAACTGACAGACGGAGCAGGTAACAAGTTGGATGAAATCATCATCAAGAATCCTCATAGTGTACAAGAACACTACTATGATAGGAATTATAAAGGTGGAGATTTAATTCAGTTCATCAAAAATCATATTAACGACTTCCCACAATTCCAACATCAAAATACATTTGTGCGAATCAATATGATTTTAGGACATTACGCAAATGAGCCTTATAGTCCTAAATATGAAGCATTCAAAGTTGTAAAAGCAGAAAACAAATCTTTTGACAGAGATAGATATAAAGAATTTCCTACTACACTCGCTGATTTAAGATTTCTCACAAATGAAAGAAATATAAATCATCAAGTCGTAGAAAAGTTTCTACCATTTATCACAAGGGTTAAAGACTTACAAGGAAACGGCAATTATTATAATATAGGTTTTCCCTATATTAATCCAAAAGATAAAGACAACAAAGTAACAAATTACGAATTAAGAAACTATGGATTCAAAGGAATGGCTGCCGGAGGTGATAAAAGTAACTCGCTTTGGATTGCTGATTTTTGCCCACACCCCCAAATGGCAAAACATATATACTTTGCAGAATCCGCTTTAGATGCTATGAGCTTCTATCAGCTCAATGCTAACAAAATCAAATTAGAAGAAAGTGTTTTTTGTAGTGTAGGAGGGTACATTTCAGTTAATCAAATAAAAAACACTTTATTGCGATACCCACAAGCTAAAGTACATACCTGTTTTGATAATGATTTAAACGGTAATTTGTATGACATTAAAGTGTCTGGAATCATTAGTAATACAGAAATGACAATAAAAGAAAATAAAGATGATGTGCTGTTTAAAACTAAGGGTAGAGAATTCACTATTAACAAAAATGACGTTTCACTAGAAAGTTTTAGGGAAAAAAGCAAAATAATAGCTCCTATGATTTCTCATAAAGCAGAAAAAGCAAAAGATTTCAATGAAATTCTAATGAAACAACATGAACAAAAAAAAAGTATTAAGTTATGAATGATGGAACAAACATAGCTTCTGATGATATTATATTAAAGCCTAAATTCCGATATTGGTTAATGAAGAATTTCCTTTTAATCACATTAGCGATTTTCGTATTCATTTTTAGTAAATATATAAGAGAACATGAATTATTAAAATTTATCAGTGGAACGATATTAGTATTGTTGATATTTATAATTTTCTACAGATATATTTCAATGTTACTTTGTACAAAATGGATTATAACTAGAGAGCAAATAAAAATATATCAAGGAGTGCTTTCAAAAAGGATTAACTACATAGAATTATATCGTGTATATGATTATGAAGAAAAGCAAAGTTTTATCCAGTCTTTAATAAACAACACCAATATCTACATTTATTCTGGCGATAAATCAACACCAGAACTACTGATGAATGGTCTTAAAGCTAATAGTGATATAATTCAAACCATCAGAAATAGAGTAGAAGAACAAAAAAAGAAAAAAGGAATATATGAATTTACAAACAGATAATGATATGAAAAGAGTGCTTTTATTTTTTTCCCTAATGTTACTGTTAGGCAACATAAAAGGACTAGCACAATCTATTGTCATTGACCCGGTAATGATTGGAACATTGGTTTATTCCCATCAGGAGCAACAAGGTGTATTGAAAGACATACAAAGTGAGGAAACAAAAATCCGCAACTTTCAAATTTTAATCCAACAAAAAATGAATCAAATTCAATCCTTACAGGAGAAGACATACAACTATCTTTCTACAGTTAATGCAGTTGTGAAAAATGGAAAAGATATTATTTATGCTTCAACCTTAGCTAGAGACATAGCTAAATACCAATCCGAAGCAGCTAAATATGCAGTTGGAGACCCTAAATTATTAACCATAATTGCAAAAACAGAGTATGAGCTTATCAGTCGAAGTGTAGATTTAATGATATACATAAACAATATAGCATTGCAAGGCGGTGAAAAAAATCTTATGGATAATAAGCAAAGGATAGATTTATGTATTCATGTGGTCAATGAACTTAGACGAATGCGAGGACTTGCATACGCTGTATGCCGACAAATGAAATCCGCTAAAAGGGCTGGAGTACTAAAAACACTTGTACCCGGACAATTTAAATATGTAAATAGTGGGAAACAAAAAGTAGATAATATTTTAAACGGTATTAAATGGATTAGTAAAGGAGGATATTAAATGGATAATGATACAATCAAAGATTTAGGCTTATGCCCTATTTGCCAGAAAGGACACATAATGAAAGGCAGTTTAGGATATTCCTGTAATTACTTCAAAAACATGAATGACAAATGTACATTTAATATTTATCATTCATATTGGGGAAAAGAGATTACAGAAGAAATAGCCAGGCAATTAATAACAACAGGGAAAACAGATATATTTCATGACTTCCATAATAAAAAAGGAGTTCCTTTTTCTGCATATCTGACTATCGAAAATGGAATCGTTATTCCTTCTTTCGTAAATGAAGTATTAGAAACTCCGTGTCCTGTGTGTGGTAGAGAAATTGAAATTTTACTAAATGGATATGCTTGTAAAGGGTATTCACAAAAGGACAAGGACAACAACAGAGTTTGTAACCTCTATATACCCAAAACTATTGCACAAAGAGAAATACCATTGGAAGCAGCAGAAATACTTGCCAGAGGAAAAAAAACACCGTTTATGACTGGATTTAAATCAAGAGAAGGAAATGATTTTTCTTCACGGCTGGTTCTAACAGAGAACTTAGATATTTCTTTTGACAATACATTGTGTAAGTGTCCTAAGTGTGGAGGAAACTTATATATAAACAAAAAAGCCTATAATTGTTCCAACTATAGAAATGAAGCCATAAAATGTGATTTTGTCATTTGGCGTGAAATGTCAGGACGTTCTATAACTCCCGAAGAAGCAATAGAACTTTGCGAGAAAAAAGAAACACCTGTGTTAACTGGATTTCATGATAAAAACGGGCAACCGATGGAAAGAAAGCTTGTACTGAACGATGATTTTAAAATAAAACTAATATGAAAATAGAATTTATAATTTATAGCCATTTTTTTAAAGAGAGAGGAATGAAGGTAAAGGGTGATTGGAATTTTCCGCATCTTCCAAGGATAGGCGAAGAAATTTCACCTCACATTATAATGTTTCAGAATGAATTTACCTATCAAAATTTATTAGAATATCTAACAGATGAAGCTAAAAGTGATTTTAATAAATTCAATGATGGTGAAGATGATTTAGAAGGGAATTTTAAAGCATGGGTATATGATGTTATCTGTGAGGTCAATATAGTTGAATCAATACATTATAGACCAGATACAGAAGACTATACCCAAATTATTCCTGAAATTTGTTTAAGTGATTTAAGTAATTAAATATTATTGATATGCAAATGAATAAGACTGATTTAATCAAAATGGTTGCTGAAAAGGCAAATAAACCAACAAAAGAAGTAGCAGAAATAATTGATAGTTTTTTCAAAGAATTATCTCAAAATCTAAGAGAAAAAGATGTTTCTATAAAAGATTTTGGTACTTTCAAAAAGATTATTCAGCCAGCTCGGATAGCTAGAAATCCGGCAACTGGAGAACCTGTAGAAGTTCCAGAAAAGGAAGTTGTTAAATTTAAGCCGTCCAAAAATATACTAAACATGAAATGGCTATGATAGAAATAAACATCCATATTCCTATAGATGGTGTGAACAATATTTCTATACCAATCCAATTACCTGTAGTTCCAAGGGTTGGAGAAAAGATTTATCTATCTGACAAACAAATAAATAATTTGATAAGTCTATTAGAAGAAGAATATTACCACAATCCACAAACAGAAGAATGGAAAGAATCAATAAGACGGTTCACCAATATTGAGGAAGTAGCATATAATGCTGCAAATGGAACGATACACATTGAATTATCAACTATTTAAAAGAAACAATATGAAAAAGTATTTATCATTAGTAATGATTGGTTTAAGCCTTATGTTGTCTGGATGCAATAAAGACGATAACAACGACCCTGATACTCCACCTACAGGAGATACAGGAAAAGTACGTTATGAAGCTACCGTAAGCGACCCAGAAAATTTCAAACTTCTAATACATTATACAGTAGGAGTAGATATTTCTTCCGAAGCTCCCGAAGAAGCTGCCAAAGAAACTATTGTAGAAAGTCCATTCACATTTGAGCAAGAAGCCAAACAAGGAACATATTTATGGCTATCTGCCTACCCTATACCTAAAGATGAAGAAAACCTTGAAAATTTACAGCTACCTAAGACAGTCGAAGTAAAAATTTTTATTGATGATAAGCTGCATAAGTCTAACAGTGGTGAAAATTATGCAATGGTTCAACATATATTCGGACAGGAAAATTACCAGTAGAATTGATACCTTTTCTGCCTGCACTGGAGAGAAACCGGGAAGGTATTTGATACCGTACTTTTCCGGGTTCTGCCCGGCATGGACGATAAGAGAACATTATTATGATACCAAAAAATAAAAACCAATACCACTCTCACTGCATAAAAGAGTGGTATTTTCATTTGAATTAATAAAATGAAAGACCAAAAAAGATTATTACACAAGTGCCTATTAGAAGACATTCCAGCTTTTGTAATATGCGGAACAGATATTTGTTCCGTCCAAGCAATGGAAGCATATTACCAGATAGCAGTAGAAAAAGGTTGCAATAGCAATTTTTTAGAAGACTTGAAATTAGCTATAGAAGATTTCAAGGCTTTTCAATGTGAGGAACCTGAAAAAGTTAAAATACCCGATTAAATCATGGAAGAAAGCAAAGAATTACAAAAACTATATGGATTCATGCAAGCATTCATTTATATAACTGTTTGCATAGAGATTCTACTATTTGTTCATTTTCCCTTTAGTGAACAAATTATGCCCTTATTATCAAAAATGGCAAAAATTCCTATCTATTCTAATATTCTTTATAGTAAACTATTTACATTCTTTATTATAATGGTTACTTGCATTGGAACACGTTCAAAAAAGGATTTAGAATTAGACCCGACTAAACAAATCATTTTTCCTTTAATCTTTGGATTCATAATGTTCTTTGGAAGTATATGCTTTCTTTTCTTTAAAGAAAAAGGAGAAACTAGTTTAGAATGGTATAATATAGCTTACATTATACTATCAATAATTGGAGCGACATTAATAAATTCAGCTCTAGATAACATTTCCAAACGTATTAAATCAAACTTTATGAAAGATAGATTTAATATAGAGAATGAAAGCTTTGAACAATCTAAAGACAAGGTAGAAACAGAATTCTCTGTCAATATTCCGATGAAGTTTTTCTACAATAGAAAGTGGCATAATGGGTGGCTGAATATATGTAACTGTTTTCGTGGAACTTTCGTAATAGGAACGCCTGGAAGTGGTAAATCTTTTTCTGTTATAAATTCTTTTATAAGACAACATTCAGCTAAAGGATTTGCAGAAGTTGTTTACGACTTCAAATTTCCTGAACTTGCCAAAATTGCATATTATAATTATCAAAAGAACAAGCAATTAGGAAAAATACCAAGTAATTTCAAGTTCAATGTCATTAATTTTTCTGATATTGAATATAGTAGAAGAATAAACCCATTGAAACGAGAATATATAGAAATCCTAGCAGATGCAACAGAAACGGCAGAAGCATTATATGAGAGTTTACAAAAAGGCGACAAAGGAAGTGGAGGTAATAGCGATTTTTTTAAAACATCAGCAGTAAACTTGTTAGCAGCTTCTATTTATTTTTGGTCTAGATACGAGAATGGCAAATATTCAGATTTACCGCATGTACTGGCTTTCCTTAATCAAGAATATGACGTACTTTTTAAAGTCCTCTTTTCCGAACCTGAATTAAAATCACTAGTTTCCCCATTTGAAGCTGCATATAAATCAGGAGCAGTGGACCAATTAGAAGGACAGATGGCAAGTCTAAAAGTACAGTTATCAAGACTGGCTACTAAAGAATCTTTTTGGGTATTTAGTGGCAATGATTTCAATTTAAAAGTATCAGATAAAAAAGACCCTAGTTATCTTATCATTGCAAATAACCCTAAAACACAAAGCATGAATAGTGCTTTAAATGCACTTATCATTAACCGATTAACTAGACTTGTCAATACAAAAGGTAACTACCCTACTTCAATCATAGTAGATGAATGTCCCACATTATATTTTTATCAACTTGCAACACTACTTTCTACTGCACGTAGCAATAAGGTTTCAATTTGTTTGGGATTACAGGAACTACCGCAATTAGAAGAACAATACGGCAAAGCTACCGCAAAAACTATAACTTCTATTATAGGTAACACTTTATCCGGGCAAGCTAAAGCTCCTGAAACTTTAGATTGGCTACAAAAACTATTTGGAAAAGTTAAGCAAGTAAAAGAAGGTGTTACTATCAGAAGAAACGAAACAACAATTAATATGAATGAACAAATGGATTTTGTTATCCCGGCATCCAAAATATCTTCATTACAAGCTGGTACATTAGTAGGGCAAGTTGCATTAGATTTTGGACAAGAAGATAATTTTCCAACAGCGATGTACCATTGCAAAACCAATTTAGATTTAAAAAAAATTAAGAAAGAAGAAGAAGCCTACAAAGAACTGCCAAAAGTATATAACTTTGGGACAGCAGATAATAGAGAGAAATTACTGCAAAAAAACTTTAAGAGAATATACGACGAAGTAGAAACAGTAATAGAACAATATGTATAACATTACATTACCAATTTTAGGCACAAGGTTAAAGCAAATCCGAGAGCATATAGGATATTCCCAAGCTCAATTAGCAGAACAGCTGAACTGTAAACAAAATGCGATTTCAAATCTTGAACTAGGAAAAGGGGGCAGCCTAAAACTTTTATTTCAAGTGCTGAATTTTTATTCTAACTATGTTTTTATAGATTTAATATTTAGTGAAAAGTTTTATCTGATTTCTAATACAGAAGAAGATGAAGCGCAAAAAGCCAATTATAATTCTGTTATAATAGAAATTATAAGACAATCAGAAAAAAACTATGAGGATGCTATGTCAAACGCTAAAAAAGAGCTAGAAGCTAATCTTCAAAAAGCCATCAATTTATTACAGCCCTAATAAAATAAAAGAGAGTACAAAATACTCTCTTTTATTTTCCAATATTACTTTAAAGAATTTGTGATACCTATTCTTTTGGAGTTCTGGCACTGATGGGCGTATATAGCATGATGAAATGATACCGAATTATCGTCCCTGGTACACCCTGAAGAACTCCTTTTTGATACCAAATACAAAAAGCTGCTGGAAGCCGGACACAAAGAATTGATACCATAAAACTATAGGGAAAAAGAAGAAGGACAAAATGCCATATTATATATAAATAATATGAATATGTGATTAATATCCTTCACTCCCCGAAACCCAGAAAGAGCAACACGAGAATCTTCTTTTCCCTATGTCCATTTCATAAAAATGATACCAGTATAATAACAAATACTTATAATATGAAAAGAGAGCATCCAAATACATACCTTTTAACAATACAATCGAAATCAATCTATCCTATCTAATTCTATTATAGCTACTTTCTCTTTATCTGGACTTGCTTCATTTTGTATAAGAGTTATATGTTTTTGGGTATAGCTTTTAATAACCCAAGGAGCACCACCTAAATATAAAGCATTGCTATTAAATATGATATATTTTCCTTCTATTTTGTAAGTAATATCAATTTCATCGTAACTTTCCCAATTTACTTTCCCCGATTGAGTATCTATAAATTGCATACCTACTCCCATATTGGGAACTACCCAAGCATCACAACGACCTGTACCACGCCATGAGGTTTGATATAGTTTTTGGGGAGTAAGTTCTCCTATTTGTACCTCTGGATTTTTATCATCACAACTTGTAAAACTTATGTTTACTAAAAATAATGCCCAAAGCATTAATAAGCAAGATTGTTTAAAATAATGTACCATGTATTAAAATAGATTATATTAATATAAATACCAGACTTCAAAATTACAATCCTATAATTGTGTATAGATTTGCTAATGTTGCTATTGAAATCTGTTTTTCTACTAAATTAGAAGCCCATGAACTAAGACCATATACTTCCAGCAAACTCTCATCTCTTTCATCTGCAAAAAATGAAAAACAGAGTTTGGTAGTTGGGTCGTATAAATATTCCATATTAGTTGCCTCATGATAGTACTTACAGAAACCTTTTTCATTGAAGTTCTCCAAAACCACCCTTTTTCTGTACTAAAGAAAACGGTTCTTTTTTTGCTTAATCAAAGAACTTATGTCGCTACGGTGTTTAGTTAACCAATCTTCCAAAATAAACGAAACTAAAGATGAAATAGGTATTTTGGCTTTAGCTTTGAGCAACCCAAACACCTCTTTTACATCTGTATCAACATATAGAACTTCCTTGCAATTATAATTTTTTCCTTTAATGTACTCTAATAAGTCCGTCAAATCCATTTCACTAGAGCCATTAAAATTAAAAACTTCCGAAGAAGTTGTTTCCATTTCTACATGAAGTGGTTCTTTCTCCTCTTCAACTTCATATTTAGCTTCTTGAATAGGAGCTTCATTTATACTACTCCCATGCAATTCTTCACCTCTTATCATTTTAGCTATTTCCAGAACACTAGAAATACCTTCATTTTGCTTTTTCCTTAATTTATCAGCCATGTGCAAATATATACAATAAATGAATAACTTTATAACAAATATCTATTAAAAGAATATTTTATTTTATTGCTCCTTCTTGAATGATATAATCATAAGCATTCTTCACCTTATCAATACACTCATTACTAATTGCTAATGTATTTATACGTTCCATAGCAACAGAAGCTGGTATTTCATCTGTAACAAAACCAACTTGCTTAAGAATATCAACTACCTGTTCTTTTGTTTCATATCTTACCGCAGTTCTCATATTGTTAGGTAAAAAGAATATTTTAGCTTTTACATTTAAATACTGTAACACTTGGATAAAAAAACCTGTACTATCCATTGTAAATTTATCGTATTTAAATGGGCATATTATTATATCCGCAGCTTTAAGAATAGTTCCCAGAGCATCATCATCAATCTTACCAGGCAAATCTATTAATAGATTTCCTTGCTCAACCTTAGTAAAATCACTAATAATTTTAGCAACATTAGATATATCGGTTTGTATAACCTCATATTTAGGTTCATTATCATAGGTCGCAATATCTTCTTTTCTTCTATCCGATAATGAACGCTGAAAATCTAAATCCAATACTAGAACTTCTTTTCCTTTTTCTACTAGATAGTTGGCAAATTGTATGCAATTAGTCGTTTTACCACAACCGCCTTTCTGATTCCCAAATAATATTATCATATCTTACTTATATTTATTAATTTTGTTGCTGTCCTCTTTTCTTTTTCCTATTAGGAGATTTATCTTGCTGTACATTTATATGCTGGCTAAGAATATCACAAATAGCATCAATCAGATTAAATCCCCTTGCCAGTTCTGAATCTTGTTCAACATTTATTCTTTCCATCTTATCAAGAGTAACTAGAGTAATCCTATCTTTACTATAGCCATCTTTTATAATATTGATTCCTAAATCATCAGTACTTACGATTACTTTATTCTTTTTATCTATTAGATAAACTAAATTATCATCTTCAACAAAAAGAATTCCTTTTTCTCTTAATGTAGAATGTAAATCTGAACTATGAGCCAAATAACTATTTATCATATCAGTATAGACAGTATTTTTTTTATCCATATGCTCTTGAATCAAAATATCATCTTTTTTCACATGATAAATTCTACTTAACAACTCGGCTTCTTTAAGTGTAGCAACATTAAATTTATTTGCTTCATACACTCTGCTATTATATCTAAGTTCTTTCAACAGTTTTTTATCAAGAACCAATAAAGCCTTATCATCACCATTTATAAATATTGTGCCATTCATTGAAAACCTATAACCGTAATCTAACATTAATTTCTTGAAACTATCCATTGTATATTTTGTTCCATCTTTCAAAAGAAGATTAATTATACTATTACAGTGTTCAACTTTTGCTTGTTTATTAGGCTCTACTAAAAGTTCCTTCAAATCCATAACTTCCCCACCTTTCAAAACTCTCTTATTTCTATAATCAATTAATGTATATCCATAAGGTTTAGTATGTCCTTTTCCTGTATGAAAGACTAAATTTATACCAAACTTATCTTTCATCAAAGTTTGAAGTTCTGTATAGGAAAGTCCTTGCTTATATTTAAATAAAAGAGCTGTTATCTGTTTTCTTCTTTCTTCATCAGGTGTATATTGTTTAGCTTTATCTTTTATCTGCTCTAATTGAATTGAAGCGTGCTTTTCACCACCCTTATACAAAATTAATAATCCATCCTTTTCTCTTAATTTCCATCCTGATTGTTCAAGTAACAACTTATATTGCTGCACTGTAGAAAAAGAAAACTCCAT is drawn from Butyricimonas paravirosa and contains these coding sequences:
- a CDS encoding type IV secretory system conjugative DNA transfer family protein, which codes for MEESKELQKLYGFMQAFIYITVCIEILLFVHFPFSEQIMPLLSKMAKIPIYSNILYSKLFTFFIIMVTCIGTRSKKDLELDPTKQIIFPLIFGFIMFFGSICFLFFKEKGETSLEWYNIAYIILSIIGATLINSALDNISKRIKSNFMKDRFNIENESFEQSKDKVETEFSVNIPMKFFYNRKWHNGWLNICNCFRGTFVIGTPGSGKSFSVINSFIRQHSAKGFAEVVYDFKFPELAKIAYYNYQKNKQLGKIPSNFKFNVINFSDIEYSRRINPLKREYIEILADATETAEALYESLQKGDKGSGGNSDFFKTSAVNLLAASIYFWSRYENGKYSDLPHVLAFLNQEYDVLFKVLFSEPELKSLVSPFEAAYKSGAVDQLEGQMASLKVQLSRLATKESFWVFSGNDFNLKVSDKKDPSYLIIANNPKTQSMNSALNALIINRLTRLVNTKGNYPTSIIVDECPTLYFYQLATLLSTARSNKVSICLGLQELPQLEEQYGKATAKTITSIIGNTLSGQAKAPETLDWLQKLFGKVKQVKEGVTIRRNETTINMNEQMDFVIPASKISSLQAGTLVGQVALDFGQEDNFPTAMYHCKTNLDLKKIKKEEEAYKELPKVYNFGTADNREKLLQKNFKRIYDEVETVIEQYV
- a CDS encoding topoisomerase C-terminal repeat-containing protein codes for the protein MDNDTIKDLGLCPICQKGHIMKGSLGYSCNYFKNMNDKCTFNIYHSYWGKEITEEIARQLITTGKTDIFHDFHNKKGVPFSAYLTIENGIVIPSFVNEVLETPCPVCGREIEILLNGYACKGYSQKDKDNNRVCNLYIPKTIAQREIPLEAAEILARGKKTPFMTGFKSREGNDFSSRLVLTENLDISFDNTLCKCPKCGGNLYINKKAYNCSNYRNEAIKCDFVIWREMSGRSITPEEAIELCEKKETPVLTGFHDKNGQPMERKLVLNDDFKIKLI
- a CDS encoding helix-turn-helix domain-containing protein, with protein sequence MYNITLPILGTRLKQIREHIGYSQAQLAEQLNCKQNAISNLELGKGGSLKLLFQVLNFYSNYVFIDLIFSEKFYLISNTEEDEAQKANYNSVIIEIIRQSEKNYEDAMSNAKKELEANLQKAINLLQP
- a CDS encoding DUF4099 domain-containing protein; amino-acid sequence: MDKKQAIFNENDIPYKELELIGISKKQIWSLDKANITALLSGKRTSLLDLSFHDNNGEEISMKGKISLYWKDSNNAGVKVHPVRPEIMNDINLKPKELERLQDNEIITKTINNEKYLVQLDPETNELLKTKIKSISIPSNIKGVELDKQQKETLKSGKELILNVDKEKIAIRLDLNNPRGIKFLDFEQKQKIAYDRHNPQIIGTIHTDKNRNEYIEYMKGQKTTLGNESQSKVEHKFKL
- a CDS encoding DUF3945 domain-containing protein codes for the protein MEEKKKFEALQYSYENAGQFRAIAAILGYSEEYRNGDITFSKGNETYTYPLNTLKLGNLGDNRESLLEQSKERIISFFDKEQASNNFQEYSQYLRENHNVAIIKWDDIKQGTNKNEGYKDGFTVIDLENKIAYKGEDLYRYAYEQNQTLDGKGSYVDIDWNKFNEVGVKPENLSPEDIANIKNGKKTGMLNFSIEDTPGNRTLLDNEKVSYKTENGKLHFEGKATTLKYITAENTPENKSKLKTNEIDFKEEGKRIKIDGINARKLAIAAITVVYPIAGIAILLIPKRQEIKNDLSFTKDEIKALKADNVVVKTNSKGERTLHQRDKDTNEIVSIKAKDIHIPQKLGGIELTPMQQENLKNGKEITIVNEELNKAAKVKLDLNARNGLSIKDANTIEIKATEKKEQTIGKERYISDKERLEFVAQKGAKGIDEIFKDKPTEMAAFLEKHKLSKDYASYKEVEKTYSSSREATKQTVGEQISTQMDKIDSSIKATAKQEASILGYGRTYGKNNDTPTMKL
- a CDS encoding PH domain-containing protein produces the protein MNDGTNIASDDIILKPKFRYWLMKNFLLITLAIFVFIFSKYIREHELLKFISGTILVLLIFIIFYRYISMLLCTKWIITREQIKIYQGVLSKRINYIELYRVYDYEEKQSFIQSLINNTNIYIYSGDKSTPELLMNGLKANSDIIQTIRNRVEEQKKKKGIYEFTNR
- a CDS encoding HU family DNA-binding protein, whose translation is MQMNKTDLIKMVAEKANKPTKEVAEIIDSFFKELSQNLREKDVSIKDFGTFKKIIQPARIARNPATGEPVEVPEKEVVKFKPSKNILNMKWL
- a CDS encoding toprim domain-containing protein, which encodes MLTFDDYKAKISIIQILEDLGYKQDISKGKVSPVFKLTDGAGNKLDEIIIKNPHSVQEHYYDRNYKGGDLIQFIKNHINDFPQFQHQNTFVRINMILGHYANEPYSPKYEAFKVVKAENKSFDRDRYKEFPTTLADLRFLTNERNINHQVVEKFLPFITRVKDLQGNGNYYNIGFPYINPKDKDNKVTNYELRNYGFKGMAAGGDKSNSLWIADFCPHPQMAKHIYFAESALDAMSFYQLNANKIKLEESVFCSVGGYISVNQIKNTLLRYPQAKVHTCFDNDLNGNLYDIKVSGIISNTEMTIKENKDDVLFKTKGREFTINKNDVSLESFREKSKIIAPMISHKAEKAKDFNEILMKQHEQKKSIKL